In Sulfitobacter sp. W027, a single window of DNA contains:
- a CDS encoding monovalent cation/H+ antiporter subunit A, whose protein sequence is MSLFLIVALPFLGALLPGLMNSAGRQACAGVTFMVTLVALVGLLTHLPAVLAGELVTARVDWIPQLGLNLTLMLDSLGFFFACLILGIGLLIIAYARYYLARGDHMGEFFTYLLLFQGAMVGIVLSDNVLILLIFWELTSLSSFLLIGYWKHLPEGRQGARMALTVTGMGGLAMIGGMLLLGQIVGSYDLSVILENRELIQASPLYLPALILILLGCFTKSAQFPFHFWLPHAMAAPTPVSAYLHSATMVKAGIFLMARMWPVLSGTPEWFVIVTTAGLITMVLGAVIALFKHDLKALLAFSTVSHLGLITMLLGTGTAFGALAAVFHILNHATFKAALFMSAGIVDHAVHTRDIRRLGGLRHLMPVTFVIATLAALSMAGIPLLNGFLSKEMMLEETLHTTLFDMPWLVPGLATFGALFSAAYSFRLIGHVFLGKERDDYPDHPHDPKPGLWLPPALLIIPVVVIGLAPFLAEPFVKLVTASVLGGAAEMPSAHFKIWHGLGPALYMSIIAVVGGLILLALFSPLLRLWEATPRPEAKSIFDRIIAAFVGLSQAISLRLHNGAFSRYAAIMAVTVVVVGYYAWATGTVGAATRELQPANAVQIAGWLMLVAAACGLVFLHRNRLLSLILIGIVGLIVSAGFVFFSAPDLAMTQLTVEVVTIILLLLALNFLPNRTPIESSVLRRSRDVVVSVGAGLATMALSYHYLLRDTVAPSISEFHLANSYKGGGGTNVVNVILVDFRGFDTYGEIIVLGIAALLIYALTETLLSGPVRARLLNRKPDQPRAGDRHPMMMVVMTRVIMPVVMIVGFYIFLRGHNEPGGGFIAGLIVSIAVVMQYMASGFAWASARLRYPYHGIIGTGVLIAGLTGIGSWLFAKPFLTSDFTYVRIPPFDKFELATAALFDLGVFLAVVGAVMLSLESFSRLARRAHVPEADHPMDIDPSREDNTKAEA, encoded by the coding sequence GTGTCCCTCTTCCTTATCGTTGCCTTGCCTTTCCTTGGCGCATTGTTACCCGGACTGATGAACTCTGCAGGGCGTCAAGCCTGTGCCGGGGTGACCTTTATGGTGACCCTCGTGGCGCTGGTGGGCTTGCTGACGCATCTGCCTGCCGTGCTGGCGGGCGAATTGGTCACCGCGCGGGTTGACTGGATCCCGCAGCTTGGCTTGAACCTGACCCTGATGCTCGACAGTCTGGGCTTTTTCTTTGCCTGTCTGATCCTTGGCATCGGTCTGTTGATCATCGCCTATGCGCGGTACTATCTGGCGCGGGGCGATCATATGGGGGAGTTTTTCACCTATCTGCTGCTGTTCCAAGGCGCGATGGTCGGTATCGTCCTCAGCGATAACGTACTGATCCTGCTGATCTTCTGGGAGCTGACCTCGCTGTCGTCCTTCCTGCTGATCGGCTATTGGAAGCACCTGCCCGAAGGCCGCCAAGGCGCGCGGATGGCGCTGACCGTGACCGGCATGGGCGGGCTGGCGATGATCGGTGGCATGTTGCTGCTGGGTCAGATCGTCGGCAGCTATGACCTGAGCGTGATCTTGGAAAACCGCGAGCTGATCCAAGCCTCGCCGCTCTATCTGCCCGCGCTGATCCTGATCTTGCTGGGCTGTTTTACCAAATCCGCGCAGTTCCCGTTCCACTTCTGGTTGCCGCACGCGATGGCCGCGCCGACACCGGTTTCGGCCTATCTGCACTCTGCCACGATGGTGAAGGCAGGCATTTTCCTGATGGCACGGATGTGGCCGGTGCTGTCGGGCACGCCTGAATGGTTTGTCATCGTCACCACGGCGGGGCTGATCACCATGGTGCTGGGCGCGGTGATCGCGCTGTTTAAACATGACCTGAAGGCTTTGCTGGCCTTCTCGACCGTCAGCCACCTTGGCCTGATCACCATGCTTTTAGGGACCGGCACGGCCTTTGGTGCGCTGGCGGCGGTGTTTCACATCTTGAATCACGCGACCTTTAAGGCCGCGCTCTTTATGTCGGCGGGGATCGTGGATCACGCAGTGCATACGCGCGACATCCGCCGCTTGGGCGGGTTGCGGCATCTGATGCCGGTGACCTTTGTCATCGCCACGCTGGCGGCGCTGTCGATGGCGGGGATTCCGTTGCTCAACGGCTTCCTGTCGAAAGAAATGATGCTGGAAGAGACCCTGCACACCACGCTGTTTGACATGCCGTGGCTGGTGCCGGGGCTGGCGACCTTTGGCGCGCTCTTCTCGGCGGCCTATAGTTTCCGTCTAATCGGCCATGTCTTCTTGGGCAAAGAGCGCGACGACTACCCTGACCATCCGCATGATCCCAAGCCCGGTCTGTGGCTGCCGCCCGCGCTGTTGATCATTCCCGTGGTTGTGATCGGCCTTGCGCCCTTCTTGGCCGAGCCGTTCGTCAAGCTGGTAACCGCATCGGTTCTGGGCGGCGCAGCCGAGATGCCTTCGGCGCATTTCAAAATCTGGCATGGGCTGGGTCCGGCGCTTTATATGTCGATTATCGCGGTTGTTGGCGGTCTGATCCTACTGGCGCTCTTCAGCCCGCTGCTGCGGCTTTGGGAGGCCACGCCCCGGCCCGAGGCCAAGTCGATCTTTGACCGGATCATTGCGGCCTTTGTCGGTCTATCTCAGGCGATATCGCTGCGTCTGCACAACGGGGCCTTCTCGCGCTATGCCGCGATTATGGCCGTAACCGTGGTGGTGGTGGGCTATTATGCTTGGGCCACCGGAACCGTAGGCGCGGCGACCCGTGAGTTGCAGCCGGCCAATGCGGTTCAGATCGCGGGCTGGCTGATGCTGGTGGCGGCGGCCTGTGGGCTGGTGTTCCTGCACCGCAACCGCCTGCTGTCGCTTATCTTGATCGGCATCGTCGGCCTGATCGTCTCGGCCGGTTTCGTCTTCTTCAGTGCGCCCGACTTGGCGATGACCCAGCTGACGGTTGAGGTGGTCACGATCATCTTGCTGTTGCTGGCGCTGAACTTCCTGCCCAACCGCACCCCGATCGAAAGCAGCGTTTTGCGGCGCAGCCGCGATGTGGTGGTGTCCGTCGGTGCTGGTCTGGCGACCATGGCACTATCTTACCACTATCTGCTGCGCGACACCGTGGCGCCGAGCATTTCTGAATTCCACCTTGCCAACTCCTACAAGGGCGGCGGCGGCACCAATGTGGTGAACGTGATCCTCGTCGATTTCCGGGGGTTCGACACCTACGGCGAGATCATCGTGCTGGGCATCGCCGCACTGCTGATCTACGCGCTGACCGAGACGCTGCTGTCCGGCCCAGTACGCGCACGCCTACTTAACCGCAAACCGGACCAGCCACGGGCAGGGGACCGGCACCCGATGATGATGGTGGTGATGACCCGCGTAATCATGCCGGTGGTGATGATAGTCGGCTTCTACATCTTCCTGCGCGGCCATAACGAGCCGGGTGGCGGTTTTATCGCCGGGCTGATCGTCTCGATCGCCGTGGTGATGCAATATATGGCCAGTGGCTTTGCCTGGGCCTCCGCGCGGTTGCGCTATCCCTATCACGGGATCATCGGCACGGGCGTTTTGATCGCGGGGCTGACGGGGATTGGCTCATGGCTTTTTGCCAAGCCGTTCCTGACCTCGGATTTCACCTATGTGCGCATCCCGCCCTTCGACAAGTTCGAACTGGCGACTGCCGCGCTCTTTGACCTTGGCGTGTTCCTTGCCGTCGTCGGTGCAGTAATGCTGTCGCTGGAAAGCTTCTCGCGGCTTGCCCGCCGGGCGCATGTGCCGGAGGCCGATCATCCGATGGACATCGACCCATCGCGTGAAGACAACACCAAGGCGGAGGCATAA
- a CDS encoding malonyl-CoA synthase, with product MANPLYDTLFGRHAGKTTAFLHLEGGVTLTHAGFLGRAARFAHVLTGLGLKPGDRLAVQIDKSADALALYAACVQAGVIFLPLNAAYTADEVRYFVTDSGAAAFVCQPARRNEMAPVAKAAGCQLETLGTENDGSFADRATSASDKFETVARAADDLAAFLYTSGTTGRSKGAILTQANLLSNAQTLAELWRFTARDVLLHALPIFHTHGLFVATNVTLVAGGAMIFMPKLDIDRLIDRMPHATAMMGVPTFYTRLLDDARFTRETAANMRLFISGSAPLLAETHVDFEDRTGHRILERYGMTETNMNTSNPYEGERRAGTVGLPLPDVELKITDPKTGAILPDGEIGSIEVRGPNVFKGYWQMPEKTAAELREDGFFITGDLGRRDADGYVTIVGRDKDLIISGGYNIYPKEVELLLDDQPGVLESAVIGVPHPDFGETVVALLVARKDAVLDLDQISTDMAASLAKFKQPRKLIVLPELPRNTMGKVQKNVLRDTYRDLFQTS from the coding sequence ATGGCAAACCCCCTTTATGACACCCTGTTTGGCCGTCACGCTGGCAAGACAACAGCCTTTCTGCATCTCGAAGGCGGGGTGACCCTGACCCATGCGGGATTTCTGGGCCGTGCCGCGCGATTTGCCCATGTACTGACCGGGCTGGGGCTGAAACCCGGTGACCGGCTGGCGGTGCAGATCGACAAATCCGCCGACGCATTGGCGCTCTATGCCGCTTGCGTGCAGGCCGGGGTGATCTTCTTGCCGCTCAATGCTGCCTATACCGCGGATGAGGTGCGCTATTTCGTGACCGACAGCGGGGCGGCGGCCTTCGTCTGCCAGCCCGCGCGCCGCAATGAGATGGCCCCGGTGGCCAAGGCCGCAGGCTGTCAGCTTGAGACCTTGGGCACCGAAAACGATGGCAGCTTTGCAGATCGTGCGACTTCGGCCTCCGACAAGTTCGAGACCGTCGCGCGGGCGGCGGATGACCTCGCGGCCTTCCTCTATACCTCCGGGACCACGGGGCGCTCTAAGGGCGCGATTCTGACGCAGGCGAACCTCTTGTCGAACGCGCAGACGCTGGCTGAATTGTGGCGCTTCACCGCGCGGGACGTGTTGCTTCATGCGCTGCCGATCTTTCACACCCATGGTCTGTTTGTAGCGACGAATGTGACGCTGGTGGCGGGGGGCGCGATGATCTTCATGCCCAAGCTCGACATCGACCGGTTGATCGACCGGATGCCCCACGCCACCGCGATGATGGGCGTGCCGACCTTCTACACCCGACTATTGGACGACGCGCGTTTCACCCGTGAGACGGCGGCGAATATGCGGCTGTTCATCTCCGGCTCGGCCCCGCTTTTGGCGGAAACCCATGTCGATTTCGAGGACCGCACCGGCCACCGGATCCTTGAACGCTATGGCATGACCGAGACCAATATGAATACCTCAAACCCCTATGAGGGCGAGCGCCGTGCGGGTACCGTGGGGCTGCCGCTGCCGGATGTAGAGTTGAAGATCACCGACCCCAAGACCGGCGCGATCCTCCCGGACGGAGAGATCGGCAGCATCGAGGTGCGCGGCCCGAATGTGTTCAAGGGCTATTGGCAGATGCCAGAGAAGACCGCCGCCGAGCTGCGCGAAGACGGTTTCTTTATCACCGGCGATCTGGGGCGGCGCGATGCGGATGGGTACGTCACCATCGTGGGGCGCGACAAGGACCTGATCATTTCGGGCGGCTACAACATTTATCCGAAGGAAGTCGAATTGCTGCTCGATGACCAACCCGGCGTGCTGGAAAGCGCGGTGATCGGTGTGCCGCATCCCGATTTTGGGGAGACTGTGGTGGCGCTGCTGGTGGCGCGCAAGGATGCAGTGTTGGACCTTGATCAGATTTCCACAGATATGGCCGCGTCGCTGGCCAAATTCAAACAGCCGCGCAAGCTGATCGTGCTGCCGGAACTGCCGCGCAACACCATGGGCAAGGTGCAAAAGAACGTGCTACGCGACACCTACCGGGACTTGTTTCAAACAAGTTGA
- a CDS encoding Na+/H+ antiporter subunit C → MELLVASAIGILTASGLYLVLRLRSFPVIMGTSLLTYAVNVFLFASGRLTVGAPPILTDAARYTDPLPQALVLTAIVISFGMTAVVVMIALGAYLGNNDDHVDDPLTDTKAEDRT, encoded by the coding sequence ATGGAACTTCTCGTCGCATCCGCCATCGGCATCCTGACGGCTTCGGGCCTCTACCTCGTGCTGCGCTTGCGGAGCTTTCCGGTTATCATGGGTACATCGCTGCTGACCTATGCGGTGAACGTTTTCCTCTTCGCGTCGGGCCGTCTGACAGTGGGCGCGCCGCCGATCCTGACGGATGCCGCACGCTATACCGATCCCCTGCCGCAAGCGCTGGTGCTGACCGCCATCGTGATTTCCTTTGGCATGACAGCCGTGGTGGTGATGATCGCGCTTGGCGCCTATCTGGGCAACAATGACGACCATGTCGACGACCCGCTGACCGATACCAAGGCGGAGGACCGCACATGA